ccccatttacCATCTAGTCCTCAATCTaacctcttcctgtttctcccctcccccatttacCATCTAGTCCTCAATCTaacctcttcctgtttctcatctcctcccccattTACCATCTAGTCCTCAATCTAACCTCTTCCTGTGTCTTATCTCCCCTACCCCATTTACCATCTAGTCCTCAATCTAACCTCTTCCTGTGTCTTACCTCCCCCCCCATTTACCATCTAGTCCTCATTCTAACCTCTTCCTGTGTCTTCCCCTCCCCATTTACCATCTAGTCCTCATTCTAACCTCTTTCtgtgtctcatctcccctcccccatttacCATCTAGTCCTCAATCTaacctcttcctgtttctcatctcccctccccattTACCATCTAGTCCTCAATCTaacctcttcctgtttctcatctcccctccccattTACCATCTAGTCCTCAATCTaacctcttcctgtttctcatctcccctcccccatttacTATATAGTCCTCAATCTaacctcttcctgtttctcatctcccctcccccatttacCATCTAGTCCTCAATCTaacctcttcctgtttctcaCCTCCCCCCCATTTACCATCTAGTCCTCAATCTaacctcttcctgtttctcatctccctcccccatTTACCATCTAGTCCTCAATCTaacctcttcctgtttctcatctcccctcccccatttacCATCTAGTCCTCAATCTaacctcttcctgtttctcatctcccctcccccatttacCATATAGGCCTCAATCTaacctcttcctgtttctcatctcctctccccattTACTATATAGTCCTCAATCTaacctcttcctgtttctcatctcccctccccattTACCATCTAGTCCTTTCTAACCTCTTTCTGTTTCACCCTCCCCATTTACTATATAGGGAATCTaacctcttcctgtttctcatctcccctccccccaTTTACTATATGAGACCTCAATaacctcttcctgtttctcatctcccctcccccatttacCATAGGCCTCATCtaacccctctccctgttctcatcTCCCCCCCCATTTACCACATAGTCCTCAATCTAACCTCTTCTTGTTTCTCATCTCCTCATTTTACAatgaagtcatttagcagatgctcagTTGAGTAGGTCCCCTCTCTAAAAAGCGGAAAAAGTGTTTTACCAGTGAACAGAGACAGAAAAGGTCAACCAATGAGACCTAATAAAAACACCATTACATATACCCCCCAACAAGACGTGAGGTTGATTTCACCGCCCCAAAAATCATGAATCTATAAATCAATTAGTTTATTGATGAAAAACAAAATAAACATTGATAGAAACATTCACCATTATTCAGTTGATATCATGAGATAAGATACAAGCTACAGTGGCTCTGCGAAAGTATTGACCCCCTTGGCAtttgtcctattttgttgcctttcaACCTggaataaaacatatattttgggggattgattgattaataatatatgccatttagacaTGTAAATGTTTCCTTAAACCACTCGCTtttatgcttagggtcattgtccagctggaaggtgaacattgtagtaggagtattgtataataataataataatatatgccatttagagtcatgtgtgcatacattctacgtatgggtggtcccgggaatcgaacccactaccctggcgttacaagcgccatgctctaccaactgagccacagagccactaacacaacatgcctaccactttgaagattcaaaatatatttttattgtgaaacaaacaagaaataaggcaAAACAACTGAagacttgagcgtgcataactattcacctcccccaaagtcaatactttgtagagccaccttctTTAGGtaataccacagattctcaattggattgaggtctgggctttgactaggccattccaatacatttaaatgtttccccttaaaccactcaagtgttgctttagcagtatgcctagggtcattgtcctgctggaaggtgaagctctgtcccagtctcaaatctctggaagactgaaacaggtttcccctcAAGAAttaccctgtatttagcgccatccatcattccttcaatcctgaccagtttcccagtccctgccaattaGAAAAcatcagcatgatgctgccaccactatgcttcactgtggggatggtattcttgggggTGATGCCCGTTTTTTGGCAAATCACCAAACATGATTGCCCTTTTGTGAACACCAAACATGATTGCTTACTTTTTCTTGAAGAAATtgttttttctggccactcttccataaagcccagctctggggattgtacggcttaaagtggtcctacggacagatactccaatctccgctgtggagctcttcacctccttcagggttatctttggtctctttattgcctctctgattaatgtcctccttgcctggtccgcgagttttggtgggcggccctctcttggcagattTGTTGTGGTTCCATATTCTTAacatttttaataataataataataatgggatgttcaaagtttctgatatttttataacccaaccctgatctgtacttctccacaactttgtccctgacctgttgggagagctcctttgtcttcatggtgtcgcttgcttggtggtgttgcagactctggggcctttcagaacaggtgtatatatatactgagatcatgttacacttaaataaagtctacCTGTGTataatctaactaattatgtgacttctgaaggtaattggttgcaccagatcttatttaagggcttcatagcaaagggggtgaacacatatgcacacaccactattcagtttttaaaaaaaatgttgaaataatttattgaaataaatatattttttaatttcacttcaccaatttggactattttgtgtgtgtccattacatgaaatccaaataaaaatcaatttaaattacaggttgtaatgcaacaaaataggaaaaatgccatggggggggtgaatactttacGCTGTACCATGAGACTGAGGACCAACAGTTTATATATTAAACTCCTGGATACCGTGATGTCATCCAGAGGAATGAATGGTATTCACCAGTAGTTCAGTTTAAATGTTTATATATTAAACTCCTGGATACCGTGATGTCATCCAGAGGAATGAATGGTATTCACCAGTAGTTCAGTTTAAATGTTGATATATTAAACTCCTGGATACCGTGATGTCATCCAGAGGAATGAATGGTATTCAACAGTAGTTCAGTTTAAATGTTTATATATTAAACTCCTGGATACCGTGATGTCATCCAGAGGAATGAATGGTATTCACCAGTAGTTCAGTTTAAATGTTTATATATTAAACTCCTGGATACCGTGATGTCATCCAGAGGAATGAATGGTATTCAACAGTAGTTCAGTTTAAATGTTTATATATTAAACTCCTGGATACCGTGATGTCATCCAGAGGAATGAATGGTATTCACCAGTAGTTCAGTTTAAATGTTTATATATTAAACTCCTGGATACCGTGATGTCATCCAGAGGAATGAATGGGTATTCACCAGTAGTTCAGTTAAATGTTGATATATTAAACTCCTGGATACCGTGATGTCATCCAGAGGAATGAATGGTATTCACCAGTAGTTCAGTTTAAATGTTTATATATTAAACTCCTGGATACCGTGATGTCATCCAGAGGAATGAATGGTATTCACCAGTAGTTCAGTTTAAATGTTTATATATTAAACTCCTGGATACCGTGATGTCATCCAGAGGAATGAATGGTATTCACCAGTAGTTCAGTTAAATGTTGATATATTAAACTCCTGGATACCGTGATGTCATCCAGAGGAATGAATGGTATTCACCGGTAGTTCAGTTAAATGTTTATATATTAAACTCCTGGATACCGTGATGTCATCCAGAGGAATGAATAGTATTCACCAATAGTTCAGTTTAAATGTTTATATATTAAACTCCTGGATACCGTGATGTCATCCAGAGGAATGAATGGTATTCACCAGTAGTTCAGTTTAAATGTTGATATATTAAACTCCTGGATACCGTGATGTCATCCAGAGGAATGAATGGTATTCACCAGTAGTTCAGTTTAAATGTTTATATATTAAACTCCTGGATGTGATGTCATCCAGAGGAATGAATGGTATTCACCGGTAGTTCAGTTTAAATGTTTATATATTAAACTCCTGGATACCGTGATGTCATCCAGAGGAATGAATGGTATTCACCAGTAGTTCAGTTTAAATGTTTATATATTAAACTCCTGGATACCGTGATGTCATCCAGAGGAATGAATGGTATTCACCAGTAGTTCAGTTAAATGTTTATATATTAAACTCCTGGATACCGTGATGTCATCCAGAGGAATGAATGGTATTCACCGGTAGTTCAGTTTAAATGTTTATATATTAAACTCCTGGATACCGTGATGTCATCCAGAGGAATGAATGGTATTCACCAGTAGTTCAGTTTAAATGTTTATATATTAAACTCCTTACCGTGATGTCATCCAGAGGAATGAATGGTATTCACCAGTAGTTCAGTTTAAATGTTTATATATTAAACTCCTGGATTTGATGTCATCCAGAGGAATGAATGTATTTACAGTAGTTCAGTTAAATGTTTATATATTAAACTCCTGGATACCGTGATGTCATCCAGAGGAATGAATGGTATTCACCAGTAGTTCAGTTAAATGTTTCCAAGGACataattacatgtatttaacagaattacatgtatttttacatgtatttagcagaattacatgtatttaacagaattacatgtatttagcagaattacatgtatttaacagaattacatgtatttaacagaattacatgtatttagcagaattacatgtatttaagtattttgcTCGTGGGGAAAGTAACATTAGTACTTAAAAAAACAATACTTTAaacattttaatattttttattatttttatgttATAAGCTCACATACTATAcattgaaaatatgaagtatTAAGGTGTATAAGAGAATAAACGTGTTTTAATTAATATTAACATTAATAAATGAATTTCCACAGCTtcctaaatgttttttttacaagATGACAGAGTGGCCTTTCctacccaggtctggtgttggagatcattccacactctgtgttctactacccaggtcattctacactctgtgttctactacccaggtcattctacactctgtgttctactacccaggtctggtgttggagatcattctacactctgtgttctactacccaggtctggtgttggagatcattctacactctgtgttctactacccaggtctggtgttggagatcattctacactctgtgttctactacccaggtctggtgttggagatcattctacactctgtgttctactacccaggtctggtgttggagatcattctacactctgtgttctactacccaggtctggtgttggagatcattctacactctgtgttctactacccaggtcattctacactctgtgttctactacccaggtcATTCTACACTCTGTATTCtactacccaggtctggtgttggagatcattccacactctgtgttctactatccaggtctggtgttggagGTCATTCcacactctgtgttctactacccaggtctgGAGTTGGAGATCATTCtacactctgtgttctactacccaggtctggtgttggagatcattccacactctgtgttctactacccaggtctggtgttggagatcattccacactctgtgttctactacccaggtctggtgttggagatCATTCTACACTCTGTTCTAAtacccaggtctggtgttggagatcattctacactctgtgttctactacccaggtctggtgttggagatcattctacactctgtgttctactacccaggtctTGTTGGAGATCATTCtacactctgtgttctactacccaggtctggtgttggagatcattctacactctgtgttctactacccaggtctTGGCGGAGGTCATTCTACACTCTGTGGATCTCCTGAGtgtattttctgatgtttaaTCAGAGAACTTGAATGAGAGTATCTCTTGTCACACTGATCACAGccataaggcttctctccagtgtgtattctctggtgtacTGCCAGGTTGCTTGAGGTAGAACAACTCGTCCCgcagtcagagcagtggtaaggtTTCTCTCCGGTGTGGGTTCTCTTGTGTGATATCAGGTTACTTGAGGTAGTACATCTCTTCCCACAATCTGGGCAGTGGTAAGGCTTTTCACCAGTGTGGGTTCTCTGATGTACTATCAGTATGTCTAATAaagcaaaactcttcccacattcagAGCAGTGgtgaggcttctctcctgtgtgtgttctctggtgagaTTTTAAATGTGATGATCTAACAAAAcccttcccacagtcagagcagtggtaaggttttctcctgtgtgtattctctggtgtacAATCAGGTGACTTggctgagtaaaactcttcccacattgatcacagctataaggcttctctcctgtatgtgttctctggtgtgttaTCAGATAGCTTGAGGTAGTAAAGCTCAATCCACAGTTGGAGCAGcgataaggcttctctccagtgtgtattcTCTTGTGACAGTCAGGTTTGATGACTGAGTGAATCGCTTCCCGCATTGATCACAGCCATATGGCCTCTCTCCTgtatgtgttctctggtgtataaTCAGTTCACTTGAGGAGGTTAAGCTTTTCCCACAGTCTGAGCAGTGGtgaggcttctctccagtgtgcgTTCGCTGGTGCAGCTTTAAACGCTGTGATGTTGAAAAGGTCCTCTcacagtcagagcagtggtaaggcttctctcctgtgtgtgtcaacTGGTGTTTTGTCAGGTTCCCTAGTTGAGAAAATCTCTTCAAACAGTCAGtgcagctataaggtttctctcctgtatgGATTCTGTGGTGTATTTTAAGTTCTGTTGAAGAggtgaaactcttcccacagtcagagcagtggtGAGGTTTCTTCCCTGTGGATCTCCGCTGGGGTTTCTTGAGGTGTTCTGATTTGGAGAGACTCTTCTCAGCCTCGTCAGCATCAtgatgttgttgaggctccccagaggatccacaaCACtcacgtctctctcctgtgtgaacgacAAAATAAGACAGTCAATGTAGTGAATGTTTAAATGCTTTTACAAACTTTTTTTGACAACTGTCTTCTAACAATAAGATGGTCAAGTGAAGAACAATAGTCATATTTTGTCTTCATTTTTCACATTAGTAGTAATGTCTATGACTTTGGTCTTACAATGTGTTATTACAGTTGTTGAAACCTTCAGCAGTGATCCAGACGACTTTAGGTCACCAGTATTACTAATGGTATTATTTTATTTTCAGCTTTACTGATTATCAGCTAAACCACAGCCAATAAAAACCACAGCCAATAAAACCACAGCCAATAAAAACCAGAGCCAATAAAACCAGAGCCAATAAAACCACAGCCAATAAAACCACAGCCAATAAAACCACAGCCAATAAAACCACAGCCAATAAAACCACAGCCAATAAAAACCAGAGGAAATAAAACCACAGCCAATAAAACCACAGCCAATAAAAACCAGAGGAAATAAAACCACAGCCAATAAAAACCAGAGGAAATAAAACCACATCCAATAAAACCAGAGGAAATAAAACCACAGCCAATAAAACCAGAGGAAATAAAACCACAGCCAATAAAACCAGAGGAAATAAAACCACAGCCAATAAAACCAGAGGAATTAAAACCACAGCCAATAAAACCACAGCCAATAAAACCACAGCCAATAAAACCACAGCCAATAAAAACCAGAGGAAATAAAACCACAGCCAATAAAACCAGAGGAAATAAAACCACAGccaataaaacatttacatttaagtcatttagcagacgctcttatccagagcgacttacaaattggtgcatacaccttatgacatccagtggaacagccactttacaatagtgcatctaaatctttttaggggggtgaggaggattacttaccctatcctaggtaaaACCACAGCCAATAAAAACCACAGCCAATAAAACCAGAGGAAATAAAACCACAGCCAATAAAACCACAGCCAATAAAACCAGAGGAAATAAAACCACAGCCAATAAAACCACAGCCAATAAAACCAGAGGAAATAAAACCACAGCCAATAAAACCAGAGGAAATAAAACCACAGCCAATAAAACCAGAGGAAATAAAACCACAGCCAATAAAACCACAGCCAATAAAACCAGAGGAAATAAAACCACAGCCAATAAAACCACAGCCAATAAAACCAGAGGAAATAAAACCAGAGGAATTAAAACCACAGCCAATAAAACCAGAGGAAATAAAACCACAGCCAATAAAACCAGAGGAAATAAAACCACAGCCAATAAAAACCAGAGGATCAATTAGTCAATAATACAGGATCAGACTTCATGACCTTTTAAAGTGGTGATCCAGGAAGGGTCCCTCCATTCAATCTGTAGAACGCCCCTTTAAAGGGGTGATCCAGGAAGGGTCCCTCCATTCAATCTGTAGAACGCCCCTTTAAAGGGGTGATCCAGGAAGGGTCCCTCCATTCAATCTGTAGAACGCCCCTTTAAAGGGGTGATCCAGGAAGGGTCCCTCCATTTAATCTGTAGAACGCCCCTTTAAAGGGGTGATCCAGGAAGGGTCCCTCCATTCAATCTGTAGAACGCCCCTTTAAAGGGGTGATCCAGGAAGGGTCCCTCCATTCAATCTGTAGAACGCCCCTTTAAAGGGGTGATCCAGGAAGGGTCCCTCCATTCAATCTGTAGAACGCCCCTTTAAAGGGGTGATCCAGGAAGGGTCCCTCCATTCAATCTGTAGAACGCCCCTTTAAAGGGGTGATCCAGGAAGGGTCCCTCCATTTAATCTGTAGAACGCCCCTTTAAAGGGGTGATCCAGGAAGGGTCCCTCCATTCAATCTGTAGAACGCCCCTTTAAAGGGGTGATCCAGGAAGGGTCCATTTTTGGACTTTATTATATAAATGGGACAATTTGTATTTATGGATCCCAATCAGTTCATtagtccattagttcctgccaaggcagcagctactcttcctggggtttattatggatccccattagttcctgccaaggcagcagctactcttcctggggtttattatggatccccattagttcctgccaaggcagcagctactcttcctggggtttattatggatccccatcagTACccgcagcagctactctttctggggtttattatggatccccattagttcctgccaaggcagcagctactcttcctggggtttattatggatcaccatcagttcctgcagcagctactcttcctggggtttattatggatcccaattagttttattttttatttttttttatttcacctttatttaaccaggtaggctagttgagaataagttctcatttgcaactgcgacctggccaagataaagcatagcagtgtgaacagacaacacagagttacacatggagtaaacaattaacaagtcaataacacagtagaaaaaaggggagtctatatacaatgtgtgcatgaggaggtaggcgaataattacaattttgcagattaacactggagtgataaatgatcagatggtcatgtacaggtagagatattggtgtgcaaaagagcagaaaagtaaataaataaaaacagtatggggatgaggtaggtgaaaatgggtgggctatttaccaatagactatgtgcagctgcagcgatcggttagctgctcagatagctgatgtttgaagttggtgagggagataaaagtctccaacttcagcgatttttgcaattcgttccagtcacaggcagcagagtactggaacgaaaggtggccaaatgaggtgttggctttagggatgatcagtgagatacacctgctggagcacgtgctacggatgggtgttgccatcgtgaccagtgaactgagataaggcggagctttacctagcatggacttgtagatgacctggagccagtgggtctggcgacgaatatgtagcgagggccagccgacgagagcatacaagtcagagtggtgggtggtataaggtgctttagtgacaaaacggatggcactgtgataaactgcatccagtttgctgagtagagtgttggaagccattttgtagatgacatcgccgaagtcgaggatcggtaggatagtcagttttactagggtaagcttggcggcgtgagtgaaggaggctgttgtggaatagaaagccgactcttgatttgattttcgattggagatgtttgatatgagtctggaaggagagtttgcagtctagccagacacctaggtacttatagatgtccacatattcaaggtcggaaccatccagggtggtgatgctcgtcgggcatgcgggtgcaggcagcgatcggttgaaaagcatgcatttgtttttactagcgtttaagagcagttggaggccacggaaggagtgttgtatggcattgaagctcgtttggaggttcgatagcacagtgtccaatgacgggccgaaagtatatagaatggtgtcgtctgcgtagaggtggatcagggaatcgcccgcagcaagagcaacatcattgatatatacagaaaaaaagagtcggtccgagaattgaaccctgtggcacccccatcgagactgccagaggaccggacagcatgccctccgatttgatacactgaactctgtctgcaaagtaattggtgaaccaggcaaggcagtcatccgaaaaaccgaggctactgagtctgccgataagaatatggtgattgacagagtcgaaagccttggcaaggtcgatgaagacggctgcacagtactgtcttttatcgatggcggttatgatatcgtttagtaccttgagtgtagctgaggtgcacccgtgaccggctcggaaaccagattgcacagcggagaaggtacggtgggattcaatatggtcagtgacctgtttgttgacttggctttcgaagatcttagataggcagggcaggatggatataggtctgtaacagtttgggtccagggtgtctccccctttgaagagggggatgactgcagcagctttccaatccttggggatctcagacgatatgaaagagaggttgaacaggctggtaataggggttgcgacaatggcggcggatagtttcagaaatagagggtccagattgtcaagcccagctgatttgtacgggtccaggttttgcagctctttcagaacatctgctatctggatttgggtaaaggagaacctggtgagGCTTGgtcgaggagctgcgggggggcggagctgttggccgaggttggagtagccaggcggaaggcatggccagccgttga
This Oncorhynchus keta strain PuntledgeMale-10-30-2019 unplaced genomic scaffold, Oket_V2 Un_contig_19872_pilon_pilon, whole genome shotgun sequence DNA region includes the following protein-coding sequences:
- the LOC127920543 gene encoding uncharacterized protein LOC127920543 isoform X21; the encoded protein is MTEWPFLPRSGVGDHSTLCVLLPRSFYTLCSTTQVILHSVFYYPGLVLEIILHSVFYYPGLVLEIILHSVFYYPGLVLEIILHSVFYYPGLVLEIILHSVFYYPGLVLEIILHSVFYYPGLVLEIILHSVFYYPGHSTLCVLLPRSGVGDHSTLCVLLSRSGVGDHSTLCVLLPRSGVGDHSTLCVLLPRSWRRSFYTLWIS
- the LOC127920543 gene encoding uncharacterized protein LOC127920543 isoform X8, with amino-acid sequence MTEWPFLPRSGVGDHSTLCVLLPRSFYTLCSTTQVILHSVFYYPGLVLEIILHSVFYYPGLVLEIILHSVFYYPGLVLEIILHSVFYYPGLVLEIILHSVFYYPGLVLEIILHSVFYYPGLVLEIILHSVFYYPGLVLEIIPHSVFYYPGLVLEIIPHSVFYYPGLVLEIILHSVFYYPGLVLEIILHSVFYYPGLVGDHSTLCVLLPRSGVGDHSTLCVLLPRSWRRSFYTLWIS
- the LOC127920543 gene encoding uncharacterized protein LOC127920543 isoform X14; this encodes MTEWPFLPRSGVGDHSTLCVLLPRSFYTLCSTTQVILHSVFYYPGLVLEIILHSVFYYPGLVLEIILHSVFYYPGLVLEIILHSVFYYPGLVLEIILHSVFYYPGLVLEIILHSVFYYPGLVLEIILHSVFYYPGLVLEIIPHSVFYYPGLVLEIIPHSVFYYPGLVLEIILHSVFYYPGLVGDHSTLCVLLPRSGVGDHSTLCVLLPRSWRRSFYTLWIS
- the LOC127920543 gene encoding uncharacterized protein LOC127920543 isoform X9, with protein sequence MTEWPFLPRSGVGDHSTLCVLLPRSFYTLCSTTQVILHSVFYYPGLVLEIILHSVFYYPGLVLEIILHSVFYYPGLVLEIILHSVFYYPGLVLEIILHSVFYYPGLVLEIILHSVFYYPGLVLEIILHSVFYYPGHSTLCVLLPRSGVGDHSTLCVLLSRSGVGDHSTLCVLLPRSGVGDHSTLCVLLPRSGVGDHSTLCVLLPRSGVGDHSTLCVLLPRSWRRSFYTLWIS
- the LOC127920543 gene encoding uncharacterized protein LOC127920543 isoform X28, whose amino-acid sequence is MTEWPFLPRSGVGDHSTLCVLLPRSFYTLCSTTQVILHSVFYYPGLVLEIILHSVFYYPGLVLEIILHSVFYYPGLVLEIILHSVFYYPGLVLEIILHSVFYYPGLVLEIIPHSVFYYPGLVLEIILHSVFYYPGLVLEIILHSVFYYPGLVGDHSTLCVLLPRSGVGDHSTLCVLLPRSWRRSFYTLWIS
- the LOC127920543 gene encoding uncharacterized protein LOC127920543 isoform X17 — its product is MTEWPFLPRSGVGDHSTLCVLLPRSFYTLCSTTQVILHSVFYYPGLVLEIILHSVFYYPGLVLEIILHSVFYYPGLVLEIILHSVFYYPGLVLEIILHSVFYYPGLVLEIIPHSVFYYPGLVLEIIPHSVFYYPGLVLEIILHSVFYYPGLVLEIILHSVFYYPGLVGDHSTLCVLLPRSGVGDHSTLCVLLPRSWRRSFYTLWIS
- the LOC127920543 gene encoding uncharacterized protein LOC127920543 isoform X24, producing the protein MTEWPFLPRSGVGDHSTLCVLLPRSFYTLCSTTQVILHSVFYYPGLVLEIILHSVFYYPGLVLEIILHSVFYYPGLVLEIILHSVFYYPGLVLEIILHSVFYYPGLVLEIILHSVFYYPGLVLEIILHSVFYYPGLVLEIILHSVLIPRSGVGDHSTLCVLLPRSGVGDHSTLCVLLPRSWRRSFYTLWIS
- the LOC127920543 gene encoding uncharacterized protein LOC127920543 isoform X23, which produces MTEWPFLPRSGVGDHSTLCVLLPRSFYTLCSTTQVILHSVFYYPGLVLEIILHSVFYYPGLVLEIILHSVFYYPGLVLEIILHSVFYYPGLVLEIILHSVFYYPGLVLEIILHSVFYYPGLVLEIILHSVFYYPGLVLEIIPHSVFYYPGLVLEIIPHSVFYYPGLVLEIILHSVFYYPGLGGGHSTLCGSPECIF
- the LOC127920543 gene encoding uncharacterized protein LOC127920543 isoform X18; amino-acid sequence: MTEWPFLPRSGVGDHSTLCVLLPRSFYTLCSTTQVILHSVFYYPGLVLEIILHSVFYYPGLVLEIILHSVFYYPGLVLEIILHSVFYYPGLVLEIILHSVFYYPGLVLEIILHSVFYYPGLVLEIIPHSVFYYPGLVLEIILHSVFYYPGLVLEIILHSVFYYPGLVGDHSTLCVLLPRSGVGDHSTLCVLLPRSWRRSFYTLWIS
- the LOC127920543 gene encoding uncharacterized protein LOC127920543 isoform X11; translation: MTEWPFLPRSGVGDHSTLCVLLPRSFYTLCSTTQVILHSVFYYPGLVLEIILHSVFYYPGLVLEIILHSVFYYPGLVLEIILHSVFYYPGLVLEIILHSVFYYPGLVLEIILHSVFYYPGLVLEIILHSVFYYPGLVLEIIPHSVFYYPGLVLEIILHSVFYYPGLVLEIILHSVFYYPGLVGDHSTLCVLLPRSGVGDHSTLCVLLPRSWRRSFYTLWIS
- the LOC127920543 gene encoding uncharacterized protein LOC127920543 isoform X10, which gives rise to MTEWPFLPRSGVGDHSTLCVLLPRSFYTLCSTTQVILHSVFYYPGLVLEIILHSVFYYPGLVLEIILHSVFYYPGLVLEIILHSVFYYPGLVLEIILHSVFYYPGLVLEIILHSVFYYPGLVLEIILHSVFYYPGLVLEIIPHSVFYYPGLVLEIIPHSVFYYPGLVLEIILHSVFYYPGLVLEIILHSVFYYPGLVLEIILHSVFYYPGLGGGHSTLCGSPECIF
- the LOC127920543 gene encoding uncharacterized protein LOC127920543 isoform X2; translated protein: MTEWPFLPRSGVGDHSTLCVLLPRSFYTLCSTTQVILHSVFYYPGLVLEIILHSVFYYPGLVLEIILHSVFYYPGLVLEIILHSVFYYPGLVLEIILHSVFYYPGLVLEIILHSVFYYPGLVLEIILHSVFYYPGHSTLCVLLPRSFYTLYSTTQVWSWRSFYTLCSTTQVWCWRSFHTLCSTTQVWCWRSFHTLCSTTQVWCWRSFYTLCSTTQVLLEIILHSVFYYPGLVLEIILHSVFYYPGLGGGHSTLCGSPECIF
- the LOC127920543 gene encoding uncharacterized protein LOC127920543 isoform X1, yielding MTEWPFLPRSGVGDHSTLCVLLPRSFYTLCSTTQVILHSVFYYPGLVLEIILHSVFYYPGLVLEIILHSVFYYPGLVLEIILHSVFYYPGLVLEIILHSVFYYPGLVLEIILHSVFYYPGLVLEIILHSVFYYPGHSTLCVLLPRSFYTLYSTTQVWSWRSFYTLCSTTQVWCWRSFHTLCSTTQVWCWRSFHTLCSTTQVWCWRSFYTLCSTTQVWCWRSFYTLCSTTQVLLEIILHSVFYYPGLVLEIILHSVFYYPGLGGGHSTLCGSPECIF